Proteins encoded by one window of Fischerella sp. PCC 9605:
- a CDS encoding type II toxin-antitoxin system PemK/MazF family toxin — protein sequence MKRGDIYYADLSPAIGSEMDKRRPVLIVSNDANNRAATTVTILPLTSNVNRVYPFEVLLNPDDSGLPKASKIQAQQVRTISKQRITGEVVGSLSEELMVLVDVALKLHLGLG from the coding sequence ATGAAACGTGGTGATATTTATTACGCAGACCTTAGTCCCGCAATAGGTTCTGAAATGGATAAACGTCGTCCAGTGCTAATAGTTAGTAATGATGCTAATAATCGTGCCGCTACTACGGTGACAATTTTACCACTAACTTCTAATGTTAACCGTGTTTATCCCTTCGAGGTTTTGCTCAACCCAGATGATAGCGGTTTACCCAAGGCATCAAAAATACAAGCGCAGCAGGTAAGAACAATCTCCAAACAACGAATTACTGGCGAAGTTGTAGGTAGTTTAAGTGAAGAGTTGATGGTATTAGTTGATGTTGCCTTGAAACTGCATTTGGGCTTGGGTTGA
- a CDS encoding MBL fold metallo-hydrolase has translation MHLTYLDSNSWLFEIGSKRILLDPWLVGSLTFGNLDWFFKGSRPQEHPIPENIDLILLSQGLEDHAHPPTLKQLDRNIPVVASPNAAKVVQQLGYTQIISLAHGETFTLNASIEIKATPGSQIGPTLVENGYLLKELESGFTLYYEPHGYHSPSLKEVAPVDVVITPLVDLALPLVGPILRGNKNALELAQWLQPQVMLPTAGGGDVIFEGFLTKFLQTKGSIDEFRSLLAKNNLSVQVIEPKSRDRFELQLQKRALAI, from the coding sequence ATGCACTTAACATACTTAGACAGCAATAGTTGGCTTTTTGAAATCGGAAGCAAACGGATACTACTTGACCCTTGGTTAGTTGGTTCGCTAACTTTCGGCAATTTGGATTGGTTTTTTAAAGGTTCTCGACCTCAAGAACATCCAATTCCAGAAAACATTGACCTAATTTTGCTGTCTCAGGGATTAGAAGATCATGCTCATCCACCAACACTCAAACAACTTGACCGCAACATTCCAGTAGTAGCTTCTCCCAATGCTGCCAAGGTAGTGCAGCAGTTAGGTTACACCCAGATAATATCACTTGCTCATGGTGAAACTTTTACGTTGAATGCAAGTATAGAAATCAAGGCAACTCCCGGCTCTCAAATTGGCCCGACTTTGGTAGAAAATGGTTATCTCCTCAAAGAGTTAGAAAGTGGCTTTACTCTCTATTATGAACCGCACGGATATCATTCCCCATCACTTAAAGAAGTTGCCCCTGTAGATGTTGTTATTACTCCACTTGTTGACTTGGCTTTGCCTTTAGTTGGACCGATTCTCAGGGGTAATAAAAATGCTCTAGAACTAGCCCAGTGGTTGCAACCCCAAGTTATGCTACCAACAGCAGGCGGAGGCGATGTAATTTTTGAAGGTTTCCTGACAAAATTTCTGCAAACAAAAGGAAGCATTGATGAATTTCGTTCGTTACTAGCAAAGAACAATCTTTCAGTGCAGGTGATAGAACCTAAGTCACGCGATCGCTTTGAGTTGCAATTACAAAAACGAGCATTAGCAATTTAA
- a CDS encoding cupin domain-containing protein has translation MTNCCVIPVIKSPKDYQAYRISPHDTNRLAIVFDPAIANTSLTCCVEIFDVGGKTPPNRHQLAVEMFFVLKGEGRATCDGKTVPIKAGDSLLVPPTGTHVIENTGSGRLYTLTVMVPNEDFAELIRSGTPVELDTEDMTVLGRLDAFVSN, from the coding sequence ATGACAAATTGTTGTGTAATTCCTGTCATCAAGTCTCCCAAAGATTACCAAGCCTATCGCATTAGTCCCCATGATACAAATCGCTTGGCGATAGTGTTCGATCCGGCAATTGCCAATACTTCTCTGACTTGTTGCGTAGAAATTTTTGATGTTGGTGGCAAAACGCCTCCCAACCGCCATCAGTTAGCAGTAGAAATGTTTTTTGTTCTCAAAGGGGAAGGCAGGGCAACTTGTGATGGTAAGACTGTGCCGATTAAAGCAGGAGATAGTTTATTAGTACCGCCCACTGGTACTCATGTGATTGAAAATACGGGTTCAGGACGTTTGTATACGTTAACTGTTATGGTTCCTAATGAAGACTTTGCCGAGTTAATTCGTAGCGGCACGCCTGTAGAATTAGATACAGAAGATATGACTGTACTTGGTAGATTGGATGCTTTCGTGTCAAATTGA
- a CDS encoding CocE/NonD family hydrolase → MYTRDGIRLDADIYRPDADGEFPVLLMRQPYGRAIASTVVYAHPSWYAAHGYIVVIQDVRGRGTSAGEFKLFAHEIADGEDAVNWAANLPGSNGAVGMYGFSYQGMTQLYAAAAKPSALKTICPAMIGYDLYADWAYEGGAFCLQNNLAWAIQLATETARLRGNKQAYQALLAASRNLPLDDAVPTHPEILNNLAPDSFYHEWLEHSQPDAYWQQLSPKTHMKDVDLPMFHIGGWFDSYLRGTLNLYKDMAMRSQYRQQLLVGPWTHLPWSRKVGEVDFGVNAISPVDRMQICWFDQFLKGINTGLLEQMPVWMFEIGSNTWQGFSCFPEYEHKSCFLSTQGITSIRKEEGIITTICPEIGVDDVLVHDPWRPVPSLGGHAAIPAGVFERSHIDCRADVLTYTSKPLDSDLHLAGDVVVAIVCSADKSSFDLCVVLSEVYPDGRVYNLTQGYLRCQDGMNRVTRKIQLQATCARITRGNALRLSLSAACFPAYAINPGNNSPFGMDAEIITLIVGCGGTSFSQVLLPVVAVS, encoded by the coding sequence ATGTATACCCGCGATGGCATACGCTTGGATGCAGATATTTACCGCCCTGATGCTGATGGGGAATTTCCCGTATTATTAATGCGTCAACCCTATGGCAGGGCGATCGCTTCTACTGTTGTCTATGCTCATCCAAGTTGGTATGCTGCTCACGGCTATATTGTGGTAATTCAAGATGTACGCGGACGCGGTACATCAGCAGGTGAATTCAAGCTGTTTGCCCACGAAATTGCTGATGGTGAAGATGCGGTAAACTGGGCAGCAAATTTACCTGGCAGTAATGGTGCAGTCGGGATGTATGGTTTCTCTTATCAAGGAATGACTCAACTATACGCCGCTGCTGCTAAACCATCTGCATTAAAAACAATTTGTCCGGCAATGATTGGCTATGATTTATATGCAGATTGGGCTTATGAAGGTGGCGCATTCTGCTTGCAAAACAATCTTGCTTGGGCAATTCAATTAGCAACAGAAACTGCCCGTTTGCGAGGAAATAAACAAGCTTACCAGGCCTTATTAGCTGCTTCTCGAAATTTACCTTTGGACGATGCGGTTCCGACGCACCCAGAAATCCTCAACAATCTTGCCCCTGATTCGTTTTATCACGAGTGGCTAGAACATTCGCAACCTGATGCCTATTGGCAACAACTTTCGCCCAAAACCCACATGAAAGATGTTGATTTGCCCATGTTCCATATCGGGGGATGGTTTGATAGTTATTTGCGTGGCACTCTGAATTTATATAAAGATATGGCAATGCGGAGTCAGTACCGTCAACAACTTTTAGTCGGGCCTTGGACGCATTTACCTTGGAGTCGCAAAGTTGGTGAAGTAGACTTCGGCGTCAATGCTATCAGTCCTGTTGATCGGATGCAAATATGCTGGTTTGACCAATTTCTCAAAGGCATTAATACAGGTTTGCTTGAACAGATGCCTGTTTGGATGTTTGAGATCGGAAGTAATACTTGGCAAGGATTTTCTTGCTTTCCAGAATATGAACATAAATCTTGCTTTTTGTCAACACAAGGAATTACCAGTATCCGGAAGGAGGAAGGTATTATCACGACAATTTGCCCGGAAATTGGCGTAGATGATGTGTTAGTTCATGACCCCTGGCGGCCAGTTCCCTCTTTGGGTGGTCATGCGGCTATTCCTGCGGGTGTGTTTGAGCGATCGCATATTGATTGCCGTGCTGATGTGTTGACTTACACTAGTAAACCACTTGATTCAGACCTGCATTTAGCAGGTGATGTGGTAGTGGCAATTGTTTGTAGTGCCGACAAATCCAGCTTTGATTTATGTGTAGTACTGTCAGAAGTGTATCCTGATGGAAGAGTATATAATTTGACGCAAGGCTACCTTCGCTGTCAAGATGGCATGAATCGCGTCACTAGAAAAATTCAATTGCAGGCGACTTGTGCGCGAATTACCAGAGGTAATGCCTTGCGATTGAGTTTGAGTGCTGCGTGTTTCCCAGCCTATGCAATCAATCCAGGTAATAATTCACCCTTTGGTATGGACGCAGAAATTATCACATTAATAGTGGGTTGTGGGGGTACTTCTTTTTCCCAAGTGTTATTACCTGTAGTTGCAGTGTCTTAA
- a CDS encoding cysteine hydrolase family protein, translated as MNLPLWKLGVAPNAWAVNQAIADITRPPLEPQPVILSTETKSLRLDLAKAAILVIDMQNDFCHPDGWLAHIGVDVTPARQPIKPLQILLPALRSANVPVVWVNWGNRPDLLNISASVHHVYNPTGEGVGLGDPLPSNGAKVLMAGSWAAAVVDELEQLPEDVRVDKYRMSGFWDTPLDTILRNLGRTTLFFAGVNADQCVMATLQDANFLGYDCILVKDCTATTSPEYCWLATLYNVKQCFGFVTDSEAILKVING; from the coding sequence ATGAATCTGCCTCTTTGGAAATTAGGAGTTGCACCAAATGCTTGGGCGGTAAATCAGGCGATCGCAGACATCACTCGTCCTCCCCTTGAACCACAACCCGTTATCTTATCAACAGAAACCAAAAGCTTGCGCCTTGACTTAGCAAAAGCTGCCATCCTCGTCATCGATATGCAAAACGATTTCTGTCACCCTGATGGTTGGTTAGCGCATATCGGTGTAGATGTTACCCCAGCGCGTCAGCCAATCAAACCTTTACAAATCTTATTGCCAGCACTGCGCTCTGCGAATGTTCCCGTAGTATGGGTAAATTGGGGAAACCGCCCCGACTTACTCAATATTAGTGCAAGTGTACATCACGTCTACAACCCCACGGGTGAAGGTGTCGGCTTGGGCGATCCACTGCCTAGCAATGGTGCTAAGGTACTAATGGCGGGTAGTTGGGCAGCAGCAGTGGTAGACGAACTAGAACAACTACCAGAAGACGTTCGCGTCGATAAATACCGCATGAGTGGCTTTTGGGATACTCCCTTAGATACTATCCTGCGGAACTTGGGCAGAACAACACTGTTTTTTGCAGGTGTCAATGCTGACCAATGTGTAATGGCCACTCTACAAGATGCTAACTTTTTAGGATACGACTGCATACTAGTGAAAGACTGTACTGCAACCACTTCTCCTGAGTATTGTTGGCTGGCGACACTATACAACGTCAAGCAGTGTTTTGGTTTCGTCACAGATTCAGAAGCAATTTTAAAAGTAATTAATGGTTAG
- a CDS encoding transaldolase family protein has translation MALYLDSAIASEAEIAKRMGWVKGITTNPTLLAQSSAPPEMTLKKLAALTNGPLYYQLTASDFDGMVQEGKKAFEIIGEQTILKIPATPVGFEVVACLSSQITCSVTAIYSASQAAVAKEAGAKIAIAYVNRATRLLGDGIALVRDMASILAGSETEILAASIKSPQEAAASLQAGAHHLTLPLAMLQAIATHELSQKTIEEFAKNGIGLKI, from the coding sequence ATGGCATTATATTTAGACTCAGCGATCGCATCAGAAGCAGAAATTGCCAAGCGAATGGGTTGGGTGAAAGGCATCACCACAAATCCCACCTTGTTAGCTCAAAGTAGTGCCCCACCAGAGATGACACTGAAAAAATTAGCTGCCTTGACAAATGGGCCATTATATTATCAGCTAACAGCCTCTGATTTTGATGGGATGGTTCAGGAAGGAAAAAAAGCTTTCGAGATTATCGGTGAACAGACAATATTAAAGATACCAGCAACACCAGTAGGCTTTGAAGTGGTAGCCTGTTTATCATCTCAGATTACTTGCTCAGTAACAGCGATTTACAGCGCATCTCAGGCAGCAGTAGCAAAAGAGGCAGGTGCTAAAATTGCGATCGCTTATGTAAATCGTGCGACTCGCTTGTTGGGTGATGGCATTGCCTTAGTACGGGATATGGCTAGTATACTGGCTGGCAGTGAGACTGAGATTTTAGCCGCTAGCATCAAATCACCTCAAGAAGCAGCCGCATCGCTACAAGCAGGGGCGCATCATTTAACTTTACCTTTGGCAATGTTGCAGGCGATCGCCACCCATGAGTTATCGCAGAAAACTATTGAAGAGTTTGCTAAAAACGGTATTGGTTTAAAGATTTAG
- a CDS encoding TOBE domain-containing protein: MPRKEQGWITFQASEEERKILEELSQESQRTKTEILRELVRGLSQHSSRSPQSIPTKQTHQKDADTHKAEVTTSKKPLKVSSRNVLKGVVTKVIRGEVSSQVTLKVVHEVELTSIITTASAEELEIDEGTEAYAVIKSNDIVIAKD; encoded by the coding sequence ATGCCAAGAAAAGAACAAGGATGGATCACATTTCAAGCTTCAGAGGAAGAACGAAAAATTTTGGAAGAGTTGTCTCAAGAGTCACAACGCACTAAAACAGAGATTCTCCGGGAACTTGTGCGTGGACTTAGTCAACATTCCTCGCGATCGCCACAATCAATACCAACCAAGCAGACACACCAAAAAGATGCTGACACTCACAAGGCAGAAGTTACTACTTCCAAAAAGCCTCTCAAAGTTAGCTCTCGCAATGTTCTCAAAGGTGTAGTGACAAAAGTTATTCGAGGAGAAGTTAGCTCTCAGGTGACTTTGAAGGTTGTTCACGAAGTAGAGTTAACTTCGATTATTACTACCGCGTCAGCAGAAGAGTTGGAGATAGACGAGGGAACAGAAGCTTATGCAGTGATTAAATCCAATGATATTGTCATCGCCAAGGATTAA
- the modA gene encoding molybdate ABC transporter substrate-binding protein, with the protein MKRRQLFTLIGMAITSLIVAVGLPFLTPSVVVAQSNTNLLVSAAASLKDVMEEIKTIYQQSQPNVNIRYNFGASGALLQQIQQGAPVDVFISAANKQMDTLERSGQLVSDTRSILAKNRLVLIVPNNFTGVSSFNNLQDSKIKKISIGETRSVPAGQYAEQVLQKLGIYAQIKPKLVYANNVRQVLAAVESGNADAGLVYMTDAKISNNVKVVVAADEKYHSPIVYPIAVLKRSKNTQAARDFVKFLSSEQAKAVLQKSGFILP; encoded by the coding sequence ATGAAAAGAAGACAACTTTTTACCTTAATTGGCATGGCAATTACTAGCTTGATAGTAGCAGTTGGCTTGCCATTTTTGACTCCTTCTGTTGTGGTAGCACAGTCAAACACAAATTTGCTTGTGTCTGCTGCTGCCAGTTTGAAAGATGTCATGGAAGAAATCAAGACCATCTACCAACAAAGTCAACCAAATGTCAATATTAGATATAACTTTGGAGCTTCTGGTGCTTTACTGCAACAAATTCAACAGGGAGCGCCTGTAGATGTGTTTATCTCTGCTGCCAACAAGCAGATGGACACTTTGGAGCGATCGGGGCAGCTAGTTTCAGACACCCGTAGCATCCTAGCAAAAAACCGTCTGGTTTTGATTGTGCCAAACAATTTTACAGGTGTTAGCAGCTTTAACAATCTACAAGACTCCAAAATTAAGAAAATTTCCATTGGCGAAACAAGAAGTGTGCCTGCGGGGCAATATGCCGAGCAAGTCCTCCAGAAATTGGGTATTTACGCACAGATTAAACCCAAGCTTGTTTATGCTAACAATGTGCGTCAAGTCTTAGCAGCAGTGGAAAGCGGCAATGCTGATGCAGGCTTAGTTTATATGACTGATGCCAAAATTTCTAACAACGTCAAAGTAGTCGTTGCTGCTGATGAAAAGTACCACTCTCCGATTGTCTATCCGATCGCAGTCTTAAAAAGAAGTAAAAATACTCAAGCAGCACGGGATTTTGTCAAGTTTTTATCTAGCGAACAAGCTAAGGCTGTACTGCAAAAATCGGGTTTTATCTTGCCTTAA
- a CDS encoding ribbon-helix-helix domain-containing protein produces MNVEKLSISLPPSLVEFIENYKLSKGCKSRSQVIEEALELLRNRELEEAYRQASAEVDSDWDVTVADGLTDETW; encoded by the coding sequence ATGAATGTCGAAAAACTATCCATTTCCTTGCCACCGTCCTTAGTGGAGTTTATTGAAAATTACAAGCTTAGTAAGGGATGCAAATCTCGTTCGCAAGTAATCGAAGAAGCATTAGAATTGCTGCGAAATCGAGAACTAGAGGAAGCTTACCGCCAAGCATCTGCTGAAGTTGACAGCGATTGGGATGTAACGGTTGCAGATGGATTGACAGATGAAACGTGGTGA
- a CDS encoding mechanosensitive ion channel family protein: MSHSHRFRKIAAILAIALMVILGWFLTSKVPVQAQPKPTAAITLDGRQLFEVSETGQFSADNRAADANMILKEAVRSPEPAKVEILESNQLPVIRVNGRHLLTVTSQDTPTGRTKQEQAQMWAQRITEAVRQGQEERRLSYFWRAISLAVLFVLAAFAVHQVLGWIWQYWLRRLVPREASHPDTGAQPKGIELFLQLTLIAVRALLWIGTAIYITDLFPLTREWSRQIANILRMSLTSPVISIGESSYSVINIIILICLFFGLVAVAGAVTNLLRSRVLRITTISRGVQESIAIVIHYSLIFIGAVVLLQIWGLDISSLAIVASVLGVAIGFGLQGVAKELVSGFVVTFERSIQVGDFVEIGEFMGTVERLNARSTHIRTLDDIIVIVPNSRLLDTEVVNWSHHSRASRLVLPVRVAYGASMNTVRSALLEAAHENADVLKKPAPQVWFQGYGDDFLNFQLLVWISKPRKQFQIKSDLYFRIDEILRKQNIQIPFPQRSLHLRSGSLPLKVSPKLENSLSQLSEGLIAWLKNQSQIGNLNGSINPSTKNHNQDD, from the coding sequence ATGAGTCACTCTCATCGCTTTCGGAAAATTGCTGCTATCCTTGCCATTGCTTTGATGGTGATTTTGGGATGGTTTCTCACTAGTAAAGTGCCAGTGCAAGCCCAACCAAAACCAACCGCTGCGATTACACTAGATGGTCGCCAGCTATTTGAAGTTAGCGAAACTGGGCAATTTAGTGCTGATAATCGTGCGGCTGATGCCAACATGATTTTAAAAGAGGCAGTCCGCTCTCCAGAACCTGCAAAGGTGGAGATTTTAGAAAGCAATCAATTACCGGTGATTCGGGTGAATGGACGCCACTTGCTGACTGTTACCTCACAAGATACTCCTACTGGTAGAACAAAGCAGGAACAAGCCCAAATGTGGGCGCAACGGATTACTGAGGCAGTTCGTCAAGGTCAAGAAGAACGAAGGTTAAGTTATTTTTGGAGGGCGATATCACTTGCAGTCTTGTTCGTGTTGGCTGCCTTTGCTGTTCATCAAGTTTTAGGTTGGATTTGGCAGTATTGGTTGCGGCGCTTGGTTCCAAGGGAAGCTAGTCATCCCGACACAGGAGCGCAACCGAAGGGAATTGAATTATTTCTACAATTGACGCTGATTGCAGTGCGTGCGCTTTTGTGGATAGGAACAGCTATTTACATTACTGACTTATTCCCTTTGACGCGGGAGTGGAGTCGGCAGATTGCCAATATTCTCAGGATGAGTTTGACCTCACCAGTCATTTCTATCGGGGAAAGTTCTTATTCGGTCATTAATATAATTATCCTGATCTGCCTGTTTTTTGGATTGGTGGCTGTTGCTGGAGCAGTCACTAATCTGTTGCGATCGCGGGTATTACGTATCACCACTATCAGCCGAGGTGTTCAAGAATCTATTGCCATCGTTATCCACTACAGTCTGATTTTTATCGGTGCAGTTGTTCTGCTGCAAATCTGGGGCTTGGATATCAGTTCTCTGGCAATAGTAGCTAGCGTCTTGGGTGTGGCGATTGGATTTGGCTTGCAGGGAGTTGCTAAGGAATTGGTCAGCGGTTTCGTTGTTACCTTTGAACGCTCTATTCAAGTTGGGGACTTTGTGGAAATTGGGGAGTTTATGGGAACGGTAGAGCGATTAAATGCTCGCAGTACCCACATCCGCACCCTAGATGACATCATAGTGATTGTGCCAAATTCTCGTTTATTAGATACGGAAGTAGTGAATTGGAGCCATCATAGTCGTGCATCTCGTCTAGTATTACCCGTGCGCGTGGCATATGGCGCAAGTATGAATACCGTACGCTCTGCACTACTGGAAGCGGCACACGAGAATGCTGATGTATTAAAAAAACCAGCACCTCAAGTCTGGTTTCAAGGATATGGCGACGATTTTTTAAATTTTCAGTTGTTGGTTTGGATCTCAAAACCTCGCAAGCAGTTTCAAATCAAGAGCGATTTATATTTTCGGATTGACGAAATCCTACGCAAGCAAAATATTCAGATCCCTTTTCCGCAACGCTCCCTGCATTTGCGGTCTGGAAGTTTACCCTTGAAAGTTTCACCTAAGTTAGAAAATTCCTTGTCTCAACTTTCTGAAGGTTTGATCGCTTGGTTAAAAAATCAGTCGCAGATCGGCAACTTAAACGGTTCAATTAATCCTTCTACCAAAAATCACAATCAAGATGATTGA
- a CDS encoding amidohydrolase, protein MNFTIQNVLIPVENGYTTVDVQVVEGNITAIAPNLDVVGTPINGQNKLLLPGFVNAHTHSSEMWQRGIMSMLPLELWLAELYDFAPLDPEKVYLSALGTAVETLLSGGTSVVDHLVLIPDKELETIATAIRAYKEVGIRAFVAPLIQDESITAGIPSGETQQTHEPYFRSTGATLELIEEAVKQFHRPEEGISILVAPTGIQLCSDALFEGCSQLSEKYNLCRHSHLLETKAQEKLAQEKYGYTAVAHLKRIGYLDYRTTLAHCVHLTDADIAILTETQSTVVHNPLSNLRLGSGIAPILKYRQAGVNVTFGCDGASSNDSQDLLEAIKIGSILHNVTDLDYRHWITPRQAVEMASLGGVKGLNMADKLGSLSIGKKADLVMYDLTNLSLLPRTDPIGLLVLGRPSNVVDSVWVNGKQIVADGKVTTIDVSNLRQELFNHSQWHTQRQSQTVAQIEAHYRLVMGLRSNSDRMIDQKPSP, encoded by the coding sequence ATAAATTTTACAATCCAGAATGTTTTAATTCCTGTCGAGAATGGTTACACCACCGTTGACGTCCAAGTTGTAGAGGGAAACATTACCGCGATCGCCCCAAATCTTGATGTTGTGGGAACCCCTATTAACGGTCAAAATAAGTTACTATTGCCAGGATTCGTTAACGCCCACACTCACTCGTCGGAAATGTGGCAACGGGGGATAATGTCAATGTTGCCGTTGGAATTATGGCTGGCAGAACTATATGATTTTGCGCCTTTAGATCCAGAGAAAGTTTACCTCAGTGCTTTGGGAACAGCAGTAGAAACTCTACTTTCTGGCGGCACAAGTGTTGTAGATCATTTAGTGTTAATTCCTGACAAAGAATTAGAAACTATTGCCACAGCGATTCGCGCTTACAAAGAAGTTGGTATTCGTGCCTTTGTTGCACCCTTGATTCAAGATGAATCGATCACCGCTGGCATCCCATCCGGAGAAACTCAACAAACCCACGAGCCTTATTTTCGCTCAACTGGTGCAACATTGGAACTTATTGAAGAGGCGGTAAAACAGTTTCATCGTCCCGAGGAGGGTATAAGCATTTTAGTTGCCCCTACGGGTATTCAACTGTGTTCTGATGCTTTATTTGAGGGGTGTAGTCAATTAAGCGAAAAATATAATCTTTGCCGCCACTCTCATTTACTGGAAACTAAAGCCCAAGAAAAACTTGCTCAAGAAAAATACGGATATACTGCCGTTGCACATCTCAAACGCATTGGTTATTTAGACTATCGCACAACTCTAGCTCATTGCGTCCATTTGACTGACGCTGACATCGCCATCCTCACCGAAACTCAATCTACAGTTGTCCATAACCCTTTGAGTAACTTGCGTTTGGGTAGTGGTATTGCCCCGATTTTAAAATATCGTCAAGCAGGGGTAAACGTGACTTTTGGGTGTGATGGTGCATCTAGCAATGATTCCCAAGACTTACTGGAAGCGATCAAAATTGGTTCTATATTACACAACGTTACCGATTTAGATTATCGACACTGGATTACACCCAGGCAAGCAGTAGAAATGGCATCCTTGGGTGGTGTAAAGGGTCTGAATATGGCAGACAAACTCGGTTCACTGAGTATCGGTAAAAAAGCTGATTTGGTAATGTATGACCTTACCAACTTATCATTGCTACCACGTACAGATCCGATTGGTTTGTTAGTTTTAGGGCGTCCTAGTAATGTTGTTGATAGCGTGTGGGTGAATGGTAAGCAAATTGTTGCTGACGGGAAAGTCACAACTATCGATGTTAGTAACTTGCGGCAAGAGTTATTTAACCACAGTCAGTGGCATACTCAACGCCAGTCTCAAACCGTTGCCCAAATTGAAGCGCATTATCGCTTGGTGATGGGTTTGCGATCAAATAGCGATCGCATGATTGACCAAAAGCCGTCACCCTAA
- a CDS encoding sensor histidine kinase, with product MTSTMNALTISDELQLIVESTLQDLRLWEVKIDLNYLGSDLEKLFKDEPLLPGIIITHHQHYVGMVSRRRFFEHMSRPFSLELFLNHPIERFLNIFKIEKESVLYNTTSVIEATQIALQRSPEQLYEPIIVQSSFGRHQLLDFHQLLLSYSQIQVLTLTHLQQARQQTKISEPDFYQLQEHQIRLLHNEKIATLKQVICGIANEINHPTNVLAGNLLRASRYIQNLLELISLYQQHYPEPAVEIKTAIDKVEIDNLTINLSKLLDSMKAGTNRIKQFVYSLQNFYTNESEKKAIDIHESLESALLILQNRLKFNSHCKNITIIKEYSNLPLVECYPGELNLVFINILSNAIDALEEGLEIGDWELGKDSSQYPVPTIRIRTKLANSHRVVIHIANNGIGMTEAVKQRIFDPFFTTKPVGKGTGLGLSISYQIIVEKHGGTLEVNSAIRQGSEFAIAIPIKQDY from the coding sequence ATGACATCAACTATGAATGCGCTGACAATTTCTGATGAGCTACAGTTGATCGTAGAGTCAACCTTGCAAGATTTACGGTTGTGGGAAGTAAAGATTGATCTAAATTATCTAGGCAGTGATTTGGAAAAACTCTTTAAAGATGAACCTCTACTGCCAGGAATTATCATAACTCATCATCAGCACTATGTTGGGATGGTTTCGCGACGGAGATTTTTTGAACATATGAGCCGTCCCTTTAGTTTAGAGCTATTTTTAAATCACCCGATCGAAAGGTTCCTTAATATCTTCAAAATTGAAAAAGAATCTGTGCTTTATAATACGACTTCTGTGATAGAAGCAACTCAAATAGCTTTGCAGCGATCACCCGAACAGTTATATGAGCCTATCATAGTCCAAAGTTCGTTTGGAAGGCATCAATTACTTGATTTTCATCAATTACTCTTATCTTACTCCCAAATTCAAGTCCTCACACTTACTCATCTACAACAGGCAAGGCAGCAAACAAAAATATCAGAACCAGACTTTTATCAACTCCAAGAACACCAGATAAGATTATTACATAATGAAAAAATTGCCACCTTAAAACAAGTGATTTGTGGCATTGCTAATGAAATCAATCATCCTACCAACGTTTTGGCTGGAAATTTGCTTCGTGCTAGTCGCTATATCCAGAATTTACTCGAACTAATTAGCCTTTATCAACAACACTACCCAGAACCAGCGGTAGAAATTAAAACGGCAATCGATAAAGTTGAAATAGATAATTTAACTATCAACTTATCCAAGCTGCTAGATTCAATGAAGGCGGGCACTAATCGTATTAAGCAGTTTGTCTATTCCTTGCAAAATTTCTACACGAATGAATCTGAAAAAAAAGCAATTGATATCCATGAAAGCCTTGAAAGTGCTTTACTAATTTTACAAAATCGTCTTAAGTTCAATAGTCATTGCAAAAACATTACCATTATTAAAGAATATAGTAATTTGCCTTTGGTAGAGTGCTACCCAGGAGAACTCAACCTGGTTTTCATCAATATTCTCAGTAATGCGATCGATGCCTTAGAAGAGGGACTAGAGATCGGAGACTGGGAACTAGGAAAAGATTCTTCTCAATACCCAGTTCCGACGATTCGCATTCGTACAAAACTGGCTAACTCACATAGAGTGGTAATTCACATTGCTAATAATGGCATTGGTATGACAGAGGCAGTCAAACAAAGAATTTTTGACCCATTTTTTACAACCAAACCTGTTGGTAAAGGAACTGGACTGGGACTGTCTATAAGCTACCAAATTATTGTTGAAAAACATGGAGGAACTCTGGAAGTAAATTCAGCAATCAGACAAGGTTCAGAATTTGCGATCGCCATCCCTATCAAGCAAGATTACTGA